From Vitis vinifera cultivar Pinot Noir 40024 chromosome 14, ASM3070453v1, a single genomic window includes:
- the LOC100246193 gene encoding uncharacterized protein LOC100246193 isoform X2 has protein sequence MTERNSWNYRNPCLTMHQPWASLLVYGIKRIEGRSWPAPIRGRLWIHAASKVPDEATVKAMEEFYKEIYAVDGIYDLKFPENYPVSRLLGCVQVVGCSKREELACWKEVSEGVRLEALTDFCWLCEQPQKLLVPFEMRGNQGVYDLERKIYEAAVRGLAPVESPLPIKFPLPNPRNPFSLKPGSIFARFPESKATEMEKSSTLSSAIAGAQAAATQFSKKDQSSHNDAIQNRNIINAKRIGQFESKSWENNKSPAGNFNKGSNRGTQLFVKQGQSSYSEHDGRISSHNQLPRAGSNQHLRPPSKIFTDAMRELRLS, from the exons ATGACAGAAAGAAACTCCTGGAATTATAGAAACCCATGTTTGACCATGCACCAACCCTGGGCTTCACTGCTTGTTTATGGTATCAAGCGAATTGAGGGAAGGTCTTGGCCTGCTCCTATTAGAG GCCGACTTTGGATTCATGCTGCTAGTAAGGTTCCTGATGAAGCTACAGTTAAAGCGATGGAGGAGTTCTACAAGGAAATATATGCAGTGGATGGGATTTATGATCTCAAGTTCCCAGAAAATTATCCTGTTTCACGACTTCTAG GTTGTGTTCAAGTGGTTGGCTGTTCTAAACGTGAAGAACTAGCATGCTGGAAGGAGGTATCTGAAGGG GTGAGGCTGGAGGCACTAACAGATTTTTGCTGGCTTTGTGAACAGCCGCAG AAATTATTAGTTCCATTTGAGATGCGAGGCAACCAAGGTGTCTATGACTTGGAAAGGAAG ATATATGAGGCTGCAGTTAGAGGTCTTGCTCCTGTTGAAAGTCCACTGCCTATAAAGTTCCCGCTTCCAAATCCACGCAATCCTTTTTCCTTGAAGCCAGGATCTATTTTTGCACGATTTCCTGAATCTAAAGCAACTGAAATGGAGAAATCGTCAACTCTCAGTTCAGCCATAGCTGGTGCACAAGCAGCAGCTACGCAATTCTCAAAGAAGGACCAGAGTTCCCACAATGATGCCATCCAGAATAGAAATATAATTAATGCCAAGAGAATAGGTCAATTTGAGAGTAAATCTTGGGAGAACAATAAATCACCAGCTGGAAACTTTAATAAAGGATCTAATAGAGGGACTCAGTTATTTGTTAAACAAGGGCAAAGCAGTTACTCTGAGCATGATGGAAGAATCAGTAGTCACAACCAGCTTCCTCGTGCAGGTTCAAATCAGCATCTGAGGCCTCCTTCTAAG atttttacTGATGCGATGAGAGAGCTGAGGCTATCATGA
- the LOC100246193 gene encoding uncharacterized protein LOC100246193 isoform X1 — MTERNSWNYRNPCLTMHQPWASLLVYGIKRIEGRSWPAPIRGRLWIHAASKVPDEATVKAMEEFYKEIYAVDGIYDLKFPENYPVSRLLGCVQVVGCSKREELACWKEVSEGVRLEALTDFCWLCEQPQKLLVPFEMRGNQGVYDLERKIYEAAVRGLAPVESPLPIKFPLPNPRNPFSLKPGSIFARFPESKATEMEKSSTLSSAIAGAQAAATQFSKKDQSSHNDAIQNRNIINAKRIGQFESKSWENNKSPAGNFNKGSNRGTQLFVKQGQSSYSEHDGRISSHNQLPRAGSNQHLRPPSKVCKSWTITVGIDLCSSLER; from the exons ATGACAGAAAGAAACTCCTGGAATTATAGAAACCCATGTTTGACCATGCACCAACCCTGGGCTTCACTGCTTGTTTATGGTATCAAGCGAATTGAGGGAAGGTCTTGGCCTGCTCCTATTAGAG GCCGACTTTGGATTCATGCTGCTAGTAAGGTTCCTGATGAAGCTACAGTTAAAGCGATGGAGGAGTTCTACAAGGAAATATATGCAGTGGATGGGATTTATGATCTCAAGTTCCCAGAAAATTATCCTGTTTCACGACTTCTAG GTTGTGTTCAAGTGGTTGGCTGTTCTAAACGTGAAGAACTAGCATGCTGGAAGGAGGTATCTGAAGGG GTGAGGCTGGAGGCACTAACAGATTTTTGCTGGCTTTGTGAACAGCCGCAG AAATTATTAGTTCCATTTGAGATGCGAGGCAACCAAGGTGTCTATGACTTGGAAAGGAAG ATATATGAGGCTGCAGTTAGAGGTCTTGCTCCTGTTGAAAGTCCACTGCCTATAAAGTTCCCGCTTCCAAATCCACGCAATCCTTTTTCCTTGAAGCCAGGATCTATTTTTGCACGATTTCCTGAATCTAAAGCAACTGAAATGGAGAAATCGTCAACTCTCAGTTCAGCCATAGCTGGTGCACAAGCAGCAGCTACGCAATTCTCAAAGAAGGACCAGAGTTCCCACAATGATGCCATCCAGAATAGAAATATAATTAATGCCAAGAGAATAGGTCAATTTGAGAGTAAATCTTGGGAGAACAATAAATCACCAGCTGGAAACTTTAATAAAGGATCTAATAGAGGGACTCAGTTATTTGTTAAACAAGGGCAAAGCAGTTACTCTGAGCATGATGGAAGAATCAGTAGTCACAACCAGCTTCCTCGTGCAGGTTCAAATCAGCATCTGAGGCCTCCTTCTAAGGTATGCAAATCCTGGACTATTACTGTTGGAATTGATTTATGTTCTTCCTTAGAAAGATGA